The Elaeis guineensis isolate ETL-2024a chromosome 5, EG11, whole genome shotgun sequence DNA segment TATATGTTCATTTTTTTAGTAttgtataaaataaaaatattataattaatttctatttgTTAAGGTCTTTAGGAACTATTTTGGTAATTAAGGATTGACCAAGCAAACCCTAAATAGTTAAGTTAGAGCATGATGGGTAGTAGGTTTGGTTCTACAATGGTTTTCTAAATGAAAGCagatagaaattttattttaattgtgcCACAAACACATTCCCTTATGAATAGATCATTTCTATGCAGCTTTCTGAATTCATCAGTTGAGACATAGGCGATCTTTTTATGTTCTAAAATTTGTTTTTTTGCCATtagtaatttctttttttttttttttttttgtatatagatGACTCATTACATTGCCAAAAAGACATCCAGGACCCTAGGAAATGGTGCTATTGTGGAAACAACGCAAATGGATTATTGTATTACAAAGAAACAGCCGCATGGGAGGCGGCTATAGGATAATTTGTCTTCCCTGGAGGCCATTCAGAGGTAAGGAATTGATGGCCAACAATTCAAGACAATGCTTACATTATACCCTTGAGATCAGCTGCTGCGAACAAGTATTCATGCAAAGCCATCCATGTGGCTGTTGGATCATATTGGAGTGGATCGGGGTTGTATATTTTGTGCGAAAGAAGGATTAACATTCCTTCTGCATATCTATTGTTGGATCATCCATTAATCGCTTTCAGATGTGGAGGTGGATGATTGATGAATTCGAATGCTTTGACAATTTGTGAGGTGGGTGATCCAAGTAGATTCACGCAAAGCAAACGAATCTTTCCATTTTCATATCGATACTTTAATCTCTAAACTTTTGGTAGGTTGACTTGTAGTATCTTGCCCCATAAGTTAATCTGGTGGTGTTTCAAATATCATATATTTATGCCAAGAGTGTTTTGTAAATGCAACTCAAGCTTGAGAAAACTCTAGAAGCAATTTTCGATAATGTCATTACAATTTTCTCAGACTATCACAAATTAtcaatgttatgatgaaagtgccATTTTACCAAGGCAAAAATGCATGGTCCTTCTTCGCTCATCtaatttgcatttttttttaaaaaaaaaattatgtaaaacctTTTCTAGTTTTTATGTTTTGTATTGATCATAATATTGTATCATGGGGACCATTTTTTGAATTTGAAGAGCACTTAATCTTAAAATTTATTGTTCCAGTTAGATTGAAACTTTGGCTGCTTCAGAATCTCGCTCCCAAAAGAGAAGATGATCATTCAACATTCTTTATATCCTTAGATATTAGCTTTTAGGTTTAATTCTTCAATATGAGCTTAAAGAGAACTCAGCAAAGCATATCTTACATTGCATCCGTCACTGTTTTAGTTGAACCACTTTTGGTGCTCTCCGATAATGAACGGCCGTGATTGGATTAGTTTTGctgtccattttttttttttcttggaaagATTTCTTTCTGAAATGCGGTTTCTCTTGGTCAACAACCCCACCAAAAGATTCGCTGCCCAAAGCACGGCCCGAGAAAGAAAACTTCCACCATCTACTCCGTTGTGCGTGAACGCTGCTGCGATTGACAtcaacagtgaaaaaatattcaaCTAAATGTCAAATCTATAGCTTCCTTTCTATTTTGATGTGACCTGAGATGAAATAAACGACTAACGAACAAATATCCCAAGGAAATAACGGTCAACCCTTCAACGCTAACACGGTTGAAGTGTTCAGACCATATCACATGTTTTCAGAAGGTCACAGTGTCCTCGTCAATACGACGCACGCGGATCTTTCCACTCatcgtatgtgtatatatatgaaataatatttttataaaaaatattaaaatattatcaatttaattttttaaataaattttattatattatttaaaaaacatttttatattaaattatattattaatatataatattattatatttttataattaaaatttatttatatagatagtttaaaATATGGAATGGATCTAAAAATTCggatgaatattattttattattagatataatttttttaatttaaataaatttaaaaattaattatttttttacatcTGTTTTTGCATAACGTATGGTTCTTCGGCTAGTTAACATATAATGATAAGAATTTATTTTGTTGAGTATATTATAATGATCATAAATTAAGCCGTCAATctgaatctttcaaaatttaatgataataatgtaatattcaataaaatataaatattaaaatattatgagATCTTAACATCAAAttaatttttgtcataaatttttttttttaatggcgtGGATAAGTTATTCACCACGGATACAATATTGTGGCACATAAATGCTAATGCACCAGTTGTTTTTGTTATggcaaaataaaattattaaatcaatataaaataaaaactatataaattaataaataaaatataaaaaattaataaaaatatttgactagaccgtttaaaataataaatatcatatgATTAGCCATGAACATCACTATCTAATCCATAATCTATCTATAAACGtctatcaaacttctcaaaagtcttcttatcaaaaaaaaaaaaaacttatcaaaAGTCTCGTTCAGTTCATATGGTCGTGAGGCGTGTTGGACTCCACACCTGCCACCGGTTACGGAAGCTGTTGTGATGCAAAACATTATATTATTCATGTGCATCCCGATTCATGAGATTGTGTCAGATAGCGGTGACAGGGGCATCGCTGGGTCCACCACACGAATGAAACGTTTTTCATTATTCAGCTCGGGTGCCGTCTGATCTTGATCAAACGGTCTAATTAATTAGTGTGGTTAACTAATGCCATAATCCCGCGGCGGCGCGGCGACTTGGGAAGGAAATGTCGCTAAAGTCGTCGAGTTACTAAAAAATGTGGCATTGAGCATGACCACTGTAGGATTAACTGCGGCACGTGTAGAATTCCACTGGCCGGCGCCCTTCCAACGCGGGATCTCCAAGCGCAAAGTTCCGGAAAACAAGGAACatgtatttataattttataggacAGAAATCGGatcaaataataatcaaattttatctatcaaatataaatataaatataaatatttatcagatatttatcataaatatttatatttatatttattttaaataaatataaatataatttatattctgtaaatataaatataaatataattaaaataattaaaatttataattataaaattaaaaattttattaaatagatgataaattaaattaataatatattatataattttatattttttaaaaattaattaatattatataaaattatatagaattacaTATAGATTCGAATATTCGAAACAGATCGATAGCTATctagctatatttatatatatttttttaatagatatggatatgaatataaatattatatatttgaaTTGATTCGGATAATAATATGGATCCATAcagataatatttatattatttttatttttataattttatataaacatTCTACGGATAAAATTATCAGAGGAGCAGCCTAATCTCTCTCCTTCGTTTTTCCTGCCTACCTCCATCGACGTTACGGCTTGCCGTGTCCCTGGGCTTGTAATAGGCGTAGCAAACCAGTGTGAAACGAGAACTCGGACTTTTATGGGTTAGGGCCCCGAAAAGTAGAGCTGGGCCCCACTGCGGCCGTGTTCTGGCGGGTCCCACAGGCCTTCCCTCGTCAACGGTCAAACCGATTGGGTCGACGTCGCTCTCGCCAAATCCAGTAATTcttgtggaaaaaaaaaaaaaaaaattctaactaCTACCTCGTTGTTCAATTAAAAAGACAACGATTTGCTCCGCCTTAATGCTCTTCCTTCTTCCGAACCAAAGCCACAATCACCAGCTttatggacttaattaaagataTTTATCATATctgttatttaattaataaaataaagcaGATGTCCGTGTCCCTGCTATTTAAGGATTTAAATGGTTCCACTCCTCATCATTTGATCAAAAGCCTCCCCCTTGGAGAGGATGGCTGGCTCCCTGCTCTCATGGCTCCCTGAATGAAATGGAGGCAGGGGGCCCATTTCCACATGGCAGGGGATGGATTTGGGTCttggatcatatatatatatagcaccaGTGTAGGTATGTGCTTCTCTTCTTCCCCATGTGAGCTTTAATGATCTTGTTTCTTTCATCTTCTCTGTTCTCTCATTAATCTTTCCTCCATTTTTTTTATCTTCCTCTAGATTCTCTCCAAAAAGTTACGCATCCAAACCCATGTGTTGATACAATCCAAACATGTTTTTCTCTCCTTCttgttttgtttttattttgtttaaAAAAAGAGATTGGAGCTGGGGGGGGGGGGCTCTGGTGTTTGTGTTTCATCTTTTTTATTCATAGATTATGGGGAAGTGTTGGAGGCCATGTGGGTGATCATCTTGTTTTCCTTTGTCCTCTTTATATTATCAATAGAAGGCCACAACGGCCAATTGTTAATTCTGCCCGGTATGGGGCTAATTTGTTTAGATGGTGGCAGTGGGGAGGCACTGCAGTAGAATTCCCCTTTACCTTTTTAtattcctctttcttttctttattgcaTTTGTTATGGATGTAAAGAATGGTGGGTTAGATGGGAGGCTGGGATTGGGAAGCAAGGAGGGATGGATTCTGAAAGGACAAGGCTTTTTGGTGATCGTTCCGCTGCTTTTGGATGCAGGGTTTCATGATGTGGAAAGGGAGGGATTTTTCGGTGGATTCACATGATTCATCTGGTCGTTTTGAGTTTTGAGGTTTCCGATCATGGCGGCCGGATGGTGTCCTCTGGAGATCGTCTCTAGATTTGGTTTTTTGGTCCAAAAAGGAGATTTTAGATTAGGAGGTGGTTCCATACACAAAAGCTGAAGGATGGAATCGCCCGTAAGGGGGAATTGCGGGGAAAGATAGAAATGCCGGTGGGGCGGCAGAGCTTCCGCCGGAAGAAGATGACGAAGCAGCTGACAGGGAAACGGGACGACACTCCACTGCATTCGGCTGCGAGGGCAGGGGATTTAGCTGTGGTGAAGGAGATAATTTCAGGAGCCAATGAGGAGGAATTGGCTGAGTTGCTGACCAAGCAGAATCAGGCAGGGGAAACTGCTCTCTTTGTTGCCGCGAGTATGGGTATGTTGATGTGGTGAATGAAATGATCCAGTACCATGATGTTCTCACAGCTGGAATAAAGGCTAAGAGTGGTTATGATGCTCTGCATGTAGCTGCCAAGCAAGGGGATGTAGGTAGTAGCTCTGTCTCAAAAATGTTGCTTTTGAACTTAAATGTCATTGATCAATGTGGCAATGTCCTACATACTATGTTCAGTTGTTATTTTTTCAGAAATCTCAATGCAATACCGTATtcttaatttttctaaaatttattatgcAAAAATCGTTGACCTGGATACAGGAGATCGCAGTTTATGGCAGATTTTTTCCCCCTGTTTTATTGATCTGCATAAAATATTATCTGAATAgttcatttcttttctttcagGTTTATAGAATGATCATCTTAAATCTGAACATTATTTCTCTATGGTCTGCTCCTGGTTTATCGTTGGTTTCTGTTTCTAATTCTTTGCCTTCGATTATGATCATTCATCTGAACTTTACAGTGACTATCTTTGCAAAGTTGTGTGTATATGTCCCAGGATTAAACCACAACTAATGATTTTtgagaaaataataaataattttaggaTTAGGAAGAATGGATGGTCAAAAAAGAAGTTAGCATGGAAGTTTCACCAGAACATAATGCTTATATTGTTTACTTTTTTTTGAAATGTTATTACATGTTACAAATGTTATGAATTTACTGCATGGTCGCATCGACGAGTACAGTTGGTGAAGTTGGAGAATCTGGCATCTGTGATATCAATTAAACATTACCATCCATCTCTTCATTAAAAAGAGCTTTTGTTTTATCACCATTCAATTGACAAGTAATTATCTTGACTAGATGTTGTGAAGGAGCTTTTGATGGCTCTTCCAGAACTCTCCATGACTGTGGACTTATCAAACACCACGGCATTACACACTGCTGCAACACAAGGCCATATCGAGGTGGTGAATCTCCTATTGGAAGCTGATGGAAGTCTGGCACTAATTGCAAGGAGCAATGGTAAAACTGCTCTGCATTCTGCTGCAAGGAATGGGCACTTGGAAGTTGTGAAAGCTCTTGTAAACAGAGAATCTGGAATTGCTACCAGAACTGATAAGAAAGGACAGACTGCACTTCACATGGCGGCCAAGGGAACAAATTTAGACCTAGTTGAGGAGCTTGTAATGTGCGAACCCACTCTGGTCAACCTGGTGGATTCCAAGGGCAACACAGCACTTCATACAGCAGCTAGGAAGGGTCGTATTCAGGTGCATTCCTCTTGAGACATTTATCATTTTTGTGAAGTCATATTTTCTCTATCTTTTACTTTCTTGTGGTGATCCATGGGTTCTATTCTTCATCAATATGTACAATTGTCAATATTTTTATCACCTGAATCTTGAAATATGTAGGAATGTTGATGGCTTCTGTGTGAGTTTTAAGGAACAGTTGCCAAGTCACCTGTTACTTAATCACAATGCCAAGCCATGAGCTGTTATTTCTGGAGCAAACTGCAGATAAATCTAAATCTAGTAATTATCGACTTTGCTCCTGTGCCTACATCTACTATGTCCTTTGCGATATTTGTTAATACTTGTAGACAGCCCATAGTATCCTACATTTTGTTTTGTTCATCTCTTATATATGTTGAATGGAGATGTTGTCAAATGTAACTAGCAATAGTAATATATTAGTTTAAAAGACAAGACTCACTAGAGCATATTAAAATGCCTATCTCGGCTCATGTTGCAGCAAGAACATAATTAACACTACCAGAATAAATGAACTAATATTATTGGAGCAGCAGCAAATGTCTATGGGATACTAAATAGTAAGATTTCCAGGAATCCTTCATGATTTTGCAAAATTAGATGATTACAAGAGTTTGTCCCCATTCTCAAACAAAAGTTATGACTTGATCTGTAATTCAAAAGGAACGGGTCAAACAACATGGAAAGCCTTTGAAGAAGAGAGCTCCCTAGGCGGGGTGTTTGCATTTATTCCTTGATTAGTATTAGTCAGTCTTCTTTAGGATGAGATTTTGGAGGTTATTGCGGGATTCCATACTGGAGTAGAAAGTGCAAACTTGTAAATAACATAAAAACCGCAATCATTGTGAAGTAGGTTCAGCGTATTAGACCAGGGACTTGGGCGAATTAGCCTTCCTCTTATCTTTAtaaggttaattcatgtgcttgaGATTTTCTTGATCAAGGAAGTGGATAAATTCATCATATGTATGCAGCTTGACTTGAGAACAATGTTTGTTGATTTCTTTTTTGTTTGTGAGTGCATCAAGTAAGGTGACTACCCAGTTTTGACTTTGAGTATGATTTTAGGAGCCTTTTGACAAAGTTGGGTGGTATTTCCTAGTCAAAACATCCTGACTACCCAACTTTGCCCTTAGTAATTTGACGGATCAAAAACTTTATCGGGTCAATGTTTTGATTCTTGTTAAGTTTCCTTGGGACTTTTAAGCTCTTTAGGAAGTGTTTCTTGAAGAAGACCATTCTTCATTTCTCTAATCTGGAGCGCTGATATTTTGATCTGAATGTTTATCTAGCCTGCAGGATTGCAGTGTGATATGTCCTATCATTGAACTACTAGAGCAGGCAAATTTGCCACCATTTTTCcaaacaaataaaaagaaaacagaAGAAAAAGTTGATCAGGCAACTTTAAAGTGGATTTCGAGACACCAACTCGTGTTATGCAGACAAAATGAAAAGCATACTGCCTAAAATGTGGAGTGCTTTGGCATGTTTTGAATCGATGTCTGGTCTAAGAATCATTTTTTTCCTGGCAGACCGCTCTGTGCACATAATTAAAGAACTGCATTCAGCAACTCTATTTTCAAATGTCTTATAAGAGTCAAAGATATTCATGTCATTTTATCATCATCTCTGAATGAGAACATAATCTGCCTGTGGGGAATATAAAGGAAGTAGGAACTGAGCTGATAATTCTAAGCCTTGTACCATATCAAGCTATCAATACTCGGTACACCTTACTATCTTGTACCGTACCATATATTGACAATGTAATAGGATGGTATCTATATGGAGATGGTGAAACTtgacttctctctctctctctctcacacacacacacacacaaaagaagagaataagaaaaagaaataatttgGTCCGGGTTTCCATGGAGAATCATTCTTATAGATTAAACCTTCAATTTTCTCATTCAAGCTTCTTAGGAAAGTAAGAACTGAGATTAGGAACGATGGGTAGCAGTTGCCTGTTGCTCATTATTTCCATTATAAAGTTAGGAAACCTACTTCCTGAATACAACTACAACAGTGAGACTACAGATTTGCTAGTATTATCAACAAAATGGCAATGAACATTTATTCAGAATCAGAAGATTTTATACATTCTTGCAGCCTTGAGGTTGATTACATAAGTCATAATGGCTACAACTACATGACATAGGGCATGAGCATGTTGTTTCCAGCATGCTGCATCAGCTTATGAGGAAAAAGGTATTCATCCTATCGTGTTTGTAAGCTTCCTTAGTATCCAACCTGCTGCCGTATTTTATTTTGGATTCTTTTGTAATATTATGCCCtccttgtattttattttttatgttctgAATTGCCCTGACTTGTATGGTTTTTTGGTAAATATTTTTCATTCAGGACAGTACTCGATTCCACCCACTTTATAGAATATTAATATATACTCCCTTACTAGAAAATCTATGGTGCAGATTGTAAAGAGGCTTCTTGAGCTCAAGGAAATCGATATTAAAGCTATCAATAAATCAGGAGAGTCAGCACTTGACACTGCTGAGAAAATGGGAAATTCAGATGTTGCCAGCATATTAGCCATGCATGGTGTCCAAAGTGTGAGGACCATCAGACCCCCAAATCCTGCCCGTGAACTAAAGCAGCAAGTAAGTGACATAAAACATGAGGTCCACTCGCAGCTTGAGCACACCCGCCAGACCAGGAAAGGTGTGCAGGGGATTGCAAAGAGGCTGAACAAGCTACATGCAGAGGGCCTCAACAATGCAATCAATTCCAACACTATTGTCGCTGTCCTCATTGCCACTGTAGCATTTGCAGCCATCTTTACGGTTCCCGGCCAGTATGTAGATTCTGAAAACCTTGCCCCTGGGCTCAATTTAGGGGAAGCCAACATCTCACACCAAACACCTTTCATTATCTTTTTCGTCTTCGACTCCGTGGCTCTCTTCATATCTTTAGCTGTCGTGGTGGTACAAACTTCTGTAGTGGTTATAGAGAGCAAGGCAAAGAAACAAATGATGGCAATCATCAACAAGCTAATGTGGCTCGCCTGTGTGCTTATAAGTGTTGCATTCCTTGCACTTTCTTTCATTGTAGTGGGAAAACATGAGAGGTGGTTGGCTATCGGAGTGACAATTATAGGTACTATCATATTAGCCACAACATTGGGCACCATGCTCTACTGGGTGATCGCCCATCGCATTGAGGCTAAGAAGCTGAGAAACATCAGGCGGTCATCATTTAGTAGATCGCATTCATTTTCTGTCTCTGGTATATCAGATGGGGAATTGTTCAACAATGAGTACCAGAAAATGTATGCAATTTGAGAGTGAGAAGGTCAGGTTGTCAGCTGTGCAATGGCTAGATGGTGGATCTCTTATACCACAATGTATATCAACCATGTGATTGTTGTAAATTCCTCCCCTGGCAGCAATGCTTGCTTGGTCTGGAAGTACAAGTGTGGGGAAGAATGTTCAATGAGTTGACATATTGTTGGGAGTGCACAGGTGAGGAAATAACCTATGTATATGGGCTGAGTTGGTGGACATGATGAGAATGGAAAAAGTCCTATATATATCTACAGAATATTACAACTTAGCTCTTTCTTTTTGATGCTTAGATCAGGCCAAAATCTTCTGGCATTGGCTGCATGCCATCATATACTGATTTTGTATCATTCAGCCGTTCTACAAATTTTGTCTAACCACATGTTGGTGGATTCTGTTTCAAATATTTGTGGAAGTGCACTTTCTGGAAGTAGCGCAAATCATGATAAACCATGTAGATCATTAAATGGAGTTGCTCATAGCAGGGGGTGggggaattttttttcttttttctttattatatATCTGCGGGAGGGTGTTAATAAAAAGTAAAGTATAGCTTGGCCAACTTAATCTTCTATTGCTAGCTCCTAGTGttatttaatttcatcatcacGAGTATGTGTCTCTCTTAGATGATGTCTTTTTATGTAAAATGGTACCAATAAAGTGCAATACATGCAGAGAGCATAATGGATCGTTTGGACATCAAAATTACAATTTTCGATAGAACTTATGTGAGATATAAATGCATTTTgcagttctctctctctctctctctctcccattgATCAATGAGGGAGGTAAAAGGGCACATTAATACCATGTGAAGAGGGGGAAGATTGAATACTTAATaggattttattttataaaatagcaAAGACACAAGTATAGAGGAAAGACTCTTTACACATTTGCCAAACAGGCCCTTATAATATACAACGAACCTTCCATACCCAGGGAAATCTTGTGATTCACATCACATGGTACCTCCTCTGATACCTCCCTTACATCAGCCTGCATTCCAGATACCCAGGCAGAAGTCTTGTGATTGACATCACGTGGTTTCTCTTATAAtatcaccctaacatgagcaagtatCTAAGCCAAGCATTGCCATGAAGATTCTATTAGTATCATGATGCATTGTCCCTCTGTAGCTTTGTTTCAAGATAATATTTGGCATAATCCTGCGAAAGCAAAAAATCAAATCTATGAAATTTGCACCTGACCTTTTGTGAGCCAGCCTTGTAGTTGTACTTCTATGGATCTCATGGCAAATATGCaacaatatcataaaaaaagagcaAAGTTGTGTGTTTCACATAAGAAAACCTTTTTCCTTGTTGACTAGACTTGGCAAGTGCAACATGTGTCACTAGAACTAAAGATAGGAGTTCTTATTCTTTCCATCCGAGGGTTGAATTGAAAAAGTCCATTAAGTTCTACAACATATGTGATGGTGCATTCAATGATGCAAGGGACTAGAGGTTCTTGGATTTATCAGTAGTCATACTCTACGTAGCAACACTCTTCTGCTTATTTGAGTTTGGATGGTACATATCCAAATATTTTGGCTTGGATAATTACAGTATGGGCAGGAAAATCTCTcctggaaaaaagaaaaaaaacaagggTAGATGGTACAATTGAGCAGTGGAAAGATGCCGTTCGGATGCCGACTCTTCTTAAAAGCTTTGATGACCATACAGAGGATGGTGTTATCGTGTAAAATGGGATACGTCAAATTTAGAGTAACATCGGCAACTCAATCACCGGAACGTCGTCGAACCGGTCCACAAGCTGTAGGAGCTCCGCTTCATCAATTTCGACCTCCTCCACACTGTCTCGGCCAAGGAGTATATCACCCCTGTTACccttttcttctcctccttttctaGAGTTTTCTTTTCTCAATTCTttttgtcacgccccgaatccaacatccgggtcggatacgtgatggccgtacactccttagagcaagccctaaagaatatgcaaggccaaaataaatcattacaaccttaacatccataacaattaatttcaacaataattcataaaattttgtataattacaattaacattccttcaatcctctgatcaagtatcaacgatactctatctatgcatccgctcactcacaaatccataccatagccaaccatggacatcttgtaactctgagaagaaaaaaaagatgaaggggtgtgagctttacagcccagtaagaattttcatatcacactgatatagtaatatagtctgaaaataaggataagcaataaaatataaaatctcatgttcaatgtccaaaataatgcaaacattcataaattttctgtcttgtcaaaatagatgcatcaacatatgttaacaggtaaaatacttttgttcaacaattatttcatgtcttatctttcatttctcctttcataatcacatgatttttaacagtttccttctggctctggactatccaagtctatacctcagtcatcatccggatcgaatccatttaaaaaagtctttcaagactgtcccaggatgagctcctggccggctgtcccacgtaccaaagtccgtgagaggctgtcccaggcataagctcctggcgggctgtcccaggcatgagctcctggccggctgatccacctgtaagccagtgggggctgtcccaggcataagctcctggcgggctgtcccaggcataagctcctggccggctgttccacatgacaaggctagtccataccatatatctctttcttttcattaaatcattatgtgttgatttcatcaaatcaattctgacttgcattatgatcaattcagatatgtcatatccatataatcatgccatcaatctctgatacatatatattgacataacatactcatgctcaaaatcaaataacagtatctcaggtataataaattcatcgatctcaaatccgacgatgcaaaaccaatgatgcaaaatcaacagtaaaatagcatatatataatagtgatcatgtacagggattcttacctttaccggtgactgatccaaacacagaaatcaatgttcttctttgatttatgaatttctttaacaaaatattccactcgatatcatttgcagatgatcatctcttcgtaaccctgatcaatataaaaatcacatatggagaaaattaccgatagtcgacctgataacacaaatctaggatctctcttaggattaaccaaaattaggatttacctaagtatttggatcctccactgatccataagacttctagagagagaaaatccatgaagagagagaaaattctagagagagaaagtggagagaaagtggagagagaatcttcgtatctttccgatgaggcaatcatggtcgagaccatcagaggtcctatcaggatgactcaatatgaatcaagtgttataattttgaatagaatcagactggaatcagatctaccgcacgaatttcggagcaatctcaaatcatcttattttcatcctcaagtttattctagggttcatgatgcaatcagagaggaagaaaagatcctagagagacaaaatccgtaaagagagagaaaagtctagagagagaatctagagagagaaaatgtagagagagaaggtagagagaggagagagaaaagagagagaaaggagggagaggagagagagaaaatttctctctcttcttcttctttttctatttttattttctttatttttatttttcttttatttttctttttctctttttcttctttctctttttctttctttttttcctttttcttttcttttcttttccctttttcttttcttttcttttcttcttcttcttccttcttcccgcgGTCAAAAACAGAGAACCCGCGCTCTTTCCGAGCGCCTCCCCCATATCCGGCCAggtgagccacctccggccaccctTTCCGGCAACGTCCCGACGCCGGTGGTGCTACCCTGTCGGTGGCAGTGCCACCGTCCCTGTTGCCGGCggcagaaaaggaaaaagatcacacaaacagggtatccctgtttgagcccgaaccggcacctcgccggcttcccaAAAACATCGATGACCGGAGAataaaaaggagaagaggaatACCTTGTTCCGCCGT contains these protein-coding regions:
- the LOC105044509 gene encoding LOW QUALITY PROTEIN: ankyrin repeat-containing protein At5g02620 (The sequence of the model RefSeq protein was modified relative to this genomic sequence to represent the inferred CDS: inserted 1 base in 1 codon) — its product is MPVGRQSFRRKKMTKQLTGKRDDTPLHSAARAGDLAVVKEIISGANEEELAELLTKQNQAGETALFVAXEYGYVDVVNEMIQYHDVLTAGIKAKSGYDALHVAAKQGDVDVVKELLMALPELSMTVDLSNTTALHTAATQGHIEVVNLLLEADGSLALIARSNGKTALHSAARNGHLEVVKALVNRESGIATRTDKKGQTALHMAAKGTNLDLVEELVMCEPTLVNLVDSKGNTALHTAARKGRIQIVKRLLELKEIDIKAINKSGESALDTAEKMGNSDVASILAMHGVQSVRTIRPPNPARELKQQVSDIKHEVHSQLEHTRQTRKGVQGIAKRLNKLHAEGLNNAINSNTIVAVLIATVAFAAIFTVPGQYVDSENLAPGLNLGEANISHQTPFIIFFVFDSVALFISLAVVVVQTSVVVIESKAKKQMMAIINKLMWLACVLISVAFLALSFIVVGKHERWLAIGVTIIGTIILATTLGTMLYWVIAHRIEAKKLRNIRRSSFSRSHSFSVSGISDGELFNNEYQKMYAI